CTGAAGTCCTGCACGACCTCGCCGTAGATGTGGATTTCCTCTTCGTTCCTTATCACGCGCCCTATGACCCTGACCACCTGGCCCTCCGAGGGGAGGACGTTCTCCTCGCTTTCTATGAGTATTACGCCGGTTCCGTCGTCGAGCCAGAAGGTGTAGTCCATCTTATCGACCTTAAATGCCTTGCCGATGAGTGAAATCCTCGTATCGTCGTCGCGTATCTCGCTTATCCGCCTCTCGACGGCGGGCTTTCTGCGCCTGAACCTGACTTCCTCCATTTCACTCACCACCCTCGAGCTCCGTTATGGCCTTCTTCAGCTCGGCCCTCACCCTGGCTATCTCGCGCCTCGGATCGACTTCGTCCCAGCCGAAGGCCTTCAGTATGAGTCCCAGGAACTTGTCGTCCACGACGTTGCCCCTGACGACTATCTCCCTGCCCAGCAGGTAGTAATACTCGTCCTCCGCGAGCTTTCTTCCGGCTTCCCTGAGGGTCAAACCGCTCTCAACAAGCTCCCTGAGCTTCTCGGCTATCTCTTCAGGGTCCCTGCCGATCAGCTCCGCGGCATCGTCTCCGAATAGGGTTGTCCTTATGTAGCCAGTCGAGTCGTCGAGGCCGAAGTCCACTATGGTTATCTTCGTGGGCTTCACCTCGCCGTGCTCCGGGCATATCCAGGACTCCGTGGTTGGGTCGTGGTCCACCTTCCTCCTGCACTGCGGGCAGGCGTCGTAGACCGTCACGCGGTAGAGCCTCGCCACTGTTCCACGAACCTCGACGAACCTCTCCCCTCCCAGGAGTTCGCCTATTCCTCTTCTCTGGTAGTTGTAGCTCCTGACCTCCTCGAGCGGGGGTATCTCCTCAGCCCTTGGATCCTCCGGGTTCGGGATTATCCTCGTCCGGAAGTTGGCGTGGAGCTCTATACCGTTCCTGCCCTCCCTCACGCTGGGGTCGATGATTTTGATGACATCTCCTGGGTTGAGCTCGTTGTAGTACTTGGCGACGAGGCTGTCCCAGAGAACGAGCCGCGTCTTGCCTGTTGAGTCGTAGATTATGAGGTTGGCCACGTGGCCGGTTGAACCGTCTCTCTTCTTGTACTCCCTCGGCGGGTACTTCCTCATTATCCTCGCAACGACGTTAACGCCGGTCATTCCCGGAACCAGGTCGGCTATGTGGAGGAGCTCCTCCCTCCCCTCAAGGTTGACCCCGAGCTCCTCGGCCAGCATAACGGCCGCGGCGTGCTCAGAGATGCCCTCACGGACTGCTATCTGGGCTATCTTTTCCTCGATTTCATCCCTCGAAAGGCCCTTCTGCCCCTCGATCATCTCGATAATCTGCTCTTTGGTCAGTACTCCCATAACACTCACCTTGATGGTAATTGTGGGTTCGGGTATTTAAACCTTTCTCCAAACCCCTCCTGAAGGGATTTTTCAAGAAACAGGCCCCGTTTTTCTCCCGTGGGCAGAAATAGGGGGACTTGGGGGCCAAGGAATCACTCCCCGGCCTCAGGAATCTTTTCGACACTGCCGGATTCTCCGACCTCGGCGGCTTCACCGGGGTTTTCTCCGGATTCTTCGGACTCTTCATTGCCCCTTCCGTCGAGCTTCGCTATGAGGTCGCTGTACTCGGCGTGAACCACCTTCCTGAAGGCTTCCTTGATTATGTTGGGGTCGTTCTCAGGGAACCCGTAGAGCTCGGCGAACTTTGGCGTCGTTCCGAGGAGCTTCGTCCGCTCGTACGGCTCGGCATAGATGAGACCCATCTCGAGGAGCTTCCTTATGTGCTCGTACGCCTGGCTCCCGCGGAGCTTTACCACCTTGCTCTGCTCTATAGGCTGGAGGTAGGCTATGAGCGCGAGGGTTTTCAGCTCGCCCGTCCTGAGGTCCGGCCTGGGCATTAGATGGACGACACGCTGGCTGTACTCCTGCTTCACCTGCATGACGTACTTGTCCCCCAGAACCCTGACGACCTCTATGGCGCTCTTCCTCTCGGCGTACTCCGCGGCTATAAGTTCGATGAGCTTTTCTATGTAGTCGAGTGACCTTATACCGAGCGCCCTTGAGAGCTCCTTGACGCTCAGGGGCCTTCCAGAAACGAAGAGGGCCGCTTCCACGAGTGCCTTGTCTTCGAGCAGTCCCATTATTATCACCCCTGTTCCGTCATCTTGGGTGTGGAGGTATA
The window above is part of the Thermococcus sp. JdF3 genome. Proteins encoded here:
- a CDS encoding replication protein RepA, with amino-acid sequence MEEVRFRRRKPAVERRISEIRDDDTRISLIGKAFKVDKMDYTFWLDDGTGVILIESEENVLPSEGQVVRVIGRVIRNEEEIHIYGEVVQDFSGADLDALEEIRELERKVLPRVEGIVEFFGGEEI
- a CDS encoding OB-fold nucleic acid binding domain-containing protein, with the protein product MGVLTKEQIIEMIEGQKGLSRDEIEEKIAQIAVREGISEHAAAVMLAEELGVNLEGREELLHIADLVPGMTGVNVVARIMRKYPPREYKKRDGSTGHVANLIIYDSTGKTRLVLWDSLVAKYYNELNPGDVIKIIDPSVREGRNGIELHANFRTRIIPNPEDPRAEEIPPLEEVRSYNYQRRGIGELLGGERFVEVRGTVARLYRVTVYDACPQCRRKVDHDPTTESWICPEHGEVKPTKITIVDFGLDDSTGYIRTTLFGDDAAELIGRDPEEIAEKLRELVESGLTLREAGRKLAEDEYYYLLGREIVVRGNVVDDKFLGLILKAFGWDEVDPRREIARVRAELKKAITELEGGE
- the scpB gene encoding SMC-Scp complex subunit ScpB — protein: MGLLEDKALVEAALFVSGRPLSVKELSRALGIRSLDYIEKLIELIAAEYAERKSAIEVVRVLGDKYVMQVKQEYSQRVVHLMPRPDLRTGELKTLALIAYLQPIEQSKVVKLRGSQAYEHIRKLLEMGLIYAEPYERTKLLGTTPKFAELYGFPENDPNIIKEAFRKVVHAEYSDLIAKLDGRGNEESEESGENPGEAAEVGESGSVEKIPEAGE